The Leptolyngbya sp. 'hensonii' genome segment AAGCTCAAAACCTTAAGCTCAAAACCTTAAGCTCAAAACCTTAAGCTCAAAACTTACCCGGTTCCTAAATCTCTCATCGAACTTACTAAGTTCATTTGACAGGTTATCTATCAGTCTTGACCTTCAAACTATTCTCTTGTCTAGGTTCTGGCAGTTTTGACTCGGTTCGCCTTGACGCCCCTCCTCTCGACCGCTTTACTAACATATCCTTACCTCCCCTTAAGTGTCAAGAGGATTAAAGAAAAAAATTTCGGTTTTTGCGACCTGGTTCTTCCGATTCCTTCTGTCCTATGATCACAAGGCGATTGCATAAAGGGTCCAGCGATTGAGGAGAGGAACTCGTGAACTTTCAGTCAGTAATTGCGACACTGCATCAATTTTGGGGAGAGCAAGGCTGTCTGATTGTGCAGCCCTACGATACGGAAAAGGGAGCCGGGACAAAAAGCCCGCACACCTTCTTAAGGGCGATCGGTCCTGAACCCTGGTCAGTCGCCTATGTGGAACCTTGCCGACGACCTGCCGATGGACGATATGGGGAAAACCCCAATCGCTACCAGCACTACTACCAGTACCAGGTTCTGATCAAACCCTCCCCAGACAATATTCAAGAGACCTATCTCAACTCTCTAAGAAGACTAGGCATTCAACCAGAAGACCACGATATCCGCTTTGTGGAAGACAACTGGGAAGATGCAGCAGTTGGAGCCTGGGGTGTGGGCTGGGAAGTTTGGCTCGATGGCATGGAAATTACTCAATTTACCTATTTCCAGCAGTGCGGTGGTCTGGATTGCCGTCCGGTTTCGATCGAAATCACTTACGGGTTAGAAAGACTGACCATGTACCTGCAGGGGAAAGACGCCATTGCCCAGATTCAGTGGAATGATCGCCTGACCTATGGAGATGTTCACCTGCAAGGAGAAATCGAACATTCCACCTACAACTTTGAGGCGTCTACTCCCGAAACCCTGTTTACACTATTTGGACTATACGAACAAGAAGCGAAGCAACTTCTGGATCGAAACCTAGTTCTCCCCAGTTTGGATTACGTCCTGAAGTGTTCCCACACCTTCAACCTGCTCGATGCCAGAGGCGTTATCTCCGTCACGGAGCGGACCCGTTACATTGGCAGAATTCGTGGATTAGCCCGTCAGGTTGCCCAGCTTTACCTAAAGCAGCGAGAAGAGTTGGGGTTCCCCCTACTGGCTAACCAGAAAACGTTATCCGCTGTGTAATTCCAAACACCTTGTAAATATTCCCAGCCTTGTTTAGAGACATGGGCTGCTGACTCGTCCTGTTGCAGACATCGCAACCGGCAGATTTTTACTGAAAACAATTTAGAACCACAGAGATTTAGGGGCTGTTGCATGACTCCAGCGGCTGGCATCATTCTATGTTTGGCTTACATTCTGGGCCTGGTTGCCACAGTCATTCCTCAAAAAATTTTGGGCTTTCCTGCAGGAGGAATAGGAGTACTGGCCCTTTGCCTTGGAATCGGAAGAACCGTGCCCTACTTTCGCAGGAGAGGCGTATCAACCCGGCTGTGGGTATTTGCCGGAGTCATGGGTTTACTGGCCAGCCTCTATCTCACGATCCGAATCCCCCAACCCGCCGGGAACGATGTCCTGCGATCGATCTCGCAAGATGGGGAAAAACCTCATCTGGTCACCATCCGAGGCAATATTCTCAGTACGGCTCGACTCACCCGTAGCCAGAAAGCCCAATTCTGGCTCCAGGCGAGCCATTTAGAGGAAAACCCATCTGGAGGCCCTCCAGGGAAGGCAGTCAGCGGGAAGCTCTATGTTACAGTTCCCCTGCTTCAGGCCACGGGCTTACGACCAGGACAGACTATTGCAGTTACCGGAACCTTATACCAACCGCAGGGTGCTACGAATCCAGGTGGATTCAACTTTCAAGCCTATCTAGCCCAGGAAGGGGGATTTACCGGTTTAAAAGGGCAGCAAGTTCATTTACCTGCCGATCGCCCCCCCAGAAAATGGAGTTGGTGGGCCATCCAACAAAGAATTATCCGATCACAAGTGCGCTGGACAGGCAGTCCGGAAGGCCCCTTAATCAGCGCCATGGTCCTGGGCAGTCGCGTGGTGGATCTTCCCTACGACATTCGCGATCAGTTTGCTCAAGCAGGTTTAGCCCATGCCTTGGCCGCTTCAGGCTTTCAAGTTTCCCTCATTCTGGGTGTGTTATTAAGCCTGACTCGTCGGCTACCCGTGAAAGCCCAGTTTGTTATAGGAGCAGGGGCGATCGGCATTTTCGTCAGCCTGACTGGTCTACAGCCCTCCGTTTTGAGAGCCGCCATCATGGGCATTGCTGCCCTGGTTGCTTTGACCCTGCAGCGCAAGATCAAACCGTTAGGCTCCCTGCTGCTTGCAGCCACCTTACTGTTATTATTCAACCCCCTTTGGATCTGGGATCTGGGATTTCAGTTCAGTTTTCTGGCCACCCTGGGGCTCCTAATCACAGTTCCCGTCTTAACCCAATGGTTGGACTGGATGCCACCCACCCTGACGGCCCTAATCGCTGTGCCAACCGCAGCCTATCTGTGGACCCTGCCCCTGCAACTCTATGCCTTCGGGATGATTTCCCCCTATACCATCCCCATCAACGTCATCACCACGCCCCTAATCGCCATCATCAGTCTCGGTGGTGTCATCAGCGCAGTGCTTGCAGTGCTCTGGCCCCCGATCGGCAGTGCAGCAGCCGGTATGCTGTACTACCCCACCCACTGGTTAATCCAGATCGTGGACAGTAGCCGCCAGTTACCCGGAATCACGATCGCAGCCGGAACCATTTCATCCTTGCAAGTATGCGCTATTTACGGACTGATCCTTCTGGTATGGCTGCATTCCCGATGGCAAAAACGGTGGTGGGCAGCCGGAATCCTGGCGATCGGCCTGGTTGTCATCCCCGCCGTATGGACACAGACCCACTTACTGCAAGCAACCGTTCTGGCCACATCTGATCAGCCGATTCTAGTCGTACAGGACAGGGGGAAAGTCACGTTAGTCAACAGCGGCAACGAGACCACCGCTGGTTTAACCGTGATGCCATTTTTGCAGCAGCAAGGCATCAACCAGATCACCTGGGCTGTAGCCCCAGGACAATGGCAGCAACCAGAAAGCGGCTGGCCCAAGATTCTGCAGCGAGTAGGAGTCCAGACCTTTTATACAGAGTCTCCGAGCAATGGAAAAGCCCCATTTCAAGACATTTCCAGATTACTTCAGCCACGATCGGTCCATCAGCAATCCTTAGTCATCAGCCGTACCTACCAGGCCGGTGCCAATTCCATCAAGCTCCTGAGCTCCAAACCTCCAGTTCTAGAACTACGGATTTTGGGGCAAACCTGGATCTATGTCGGCAACATCGGCAAAGTCAAGGCCCAGAAAGATCTGACCCAGATCCAGCCAACCTCCCCTGTCGATGTCCTGTGGTGGACCGGGAAGCCCTTGCCCAAAGCTTTCCTACAGGCCATCAAGGCCAAAGTTGCGATCGCTTCAGCAAATTCAGTTGATCCGGCAACAGTTCAACTTTTGAACCAGACTCAAACGTCATTGTATTGGACAGGCCGGGATGGGGCCTTGCAATGGACACCCAGCCAAGGATTCAAAGCAGTCCTGAGTTCTACAAATGACGTTTCCTGATCCAACGGTCAGCGATCGCATAGAATAATTGCTGGAGAGGTGGCAGAGCGGTTGAATGCGGCAGACTCGAAATCTGTTTAAGCGAAAGCTTACGGGGGTTCGAATCCCCCCCTCTCCGTTCCCTAAAAGCCTTTACAGAAGTGGGCTTCAGGAATCAAAGAAATTGATAGGCCTAAAATAAAGCCCTGTTTAACCCTTGCCAACAGGGAGGGGACAACCACTGCCTATCTTTCTCCATAGCTAAGGTGATACCTTCCACAGATTCATGGCCTCTCCATCCCTGGATGAAACAGCTTTTTCATGATTCTCAGAGATTAAATAGTCAATCCACATCCAGATCACTGGCTGCTGTTGATCTGGTATAACCAGAGAATCAAATTGTATAAAGAAAAATATTGAAGCTGGTATGACTGAAAATCCCAATATCAGACTGACCATCCACTTCAATGCCCCTGACCTGGACCTGGAAGAGCGCGACAAGCAGGCCCAACAGCTCATCACCGAACTGAAGGATCTAGATGAAGTGGACCGGGTCGATCGGATCCCAGATCCCAACCCCCCCAAAGACAACAAGACCCTGGGGGGGTTTGTGATTGGGTTACTCAAGGCAGAGGTGACGATCGGGAACGGGAAAAAGGTACTGGGCTTCCTGGGCGATCGGCTGGGGGGCAAGCCGATCGAACTCGCCGTCGAAGCCAACGGCAAGAAACTCTCAGTCAAAGCCCACAGCCGCGCCGAACTGGAAGCTGCGATCAAAGCGGCCCAGGACTTTATTGCATCCTAGGTGAGACCTGTGGCAAAGTTCGCCTTATTGATTGGGGTGAGTGAGTATGAGCCAGGGCTGCATCCCCTACCAGGAGCGGCGTTGGACATGGAGGCCATGCAGCGGGTCTTTATCCATCCCAAGATGGGCGAATTCCCCAAAGACTCTGTGATCAGCCTGAAGAACCCCCAGCGACAGGAGATGGAAGAGGCCATCTACCGGCTATTTGCCGATCGCCAGAAAGAGGATCTGCTCCTGTTCTATTTTTCTGGTCATGGCATCAAAGATGAGACCGGCAGACTTTACCTGGCCACCCGTGGCACCCGCAAAGAGAACGGCAGCCTGGTCCCCCCTTCCGCCGTCGCCGCCACCTACCTGCACGATCGGATCAACAGCAGCCGATCGCAGCGCCAGGTTCTGATCCTGGACTGTTGCTTCAGTGGCGCGATCGCCCACGGCATGACCGTGAAAGACGACGGCACGATCGACCTGCAGGCCCAACTAGGCGGTAGGGGCCGCGCCATCCTCACCTCCTCAACAGCAGCAGAGTATTCCTTCGGAGCCGAGGGTGCAGACCCCGCCAGCCCCGGTCTTTCCGTTTACACCCGCTACCTAGTGGAGGGAATTGAGACAGGAGCCGCCGATCGGGATGGGGATGGGGCCATTGCCGTGGAAGAACTCCACGACTACGCCGCCCGACGGGTGAAGGAAGCGGCCCCAGCCATGACCCCCAAAATTTATCCAGTGGAGGAAGGATATCGGATCATCCTGGCCCGATCCCCCAAGGATGACCCCCGACTGAAATATCGCAAAGAGTTCCAGGCCCGAGTCGAAGCAGGCCAAGGCCAGATCTCCGGGTTTGCCCGCCGGTTACTGACCGGGAAGCGGCAGGAATGGGGGCTGCCAGAGGCTGAGGCCCAGGCGATCGAAGCCGAAGTGCTGCAACCCTACGAGGAGTACAAACGGAAACTGCAGGACTATGAACAGGCCCTGGAAGACGAGATCGCCAAGGGATATCCCTTCTCTCCAGCCACCCAAAATGACCTGAAGGACTACCAGAAATATCTGGGCCTGCGGGATGGGGATATTGCAGCGATCGATGCCCGGTTGTTAGGCTCCCGACCAGTGCCCCCAGTTGCCCCAGATCCGGAACCAGCGCATCCGATCTTCAGCTTTGACGTGGTGCGGGTGAATGACCAGGGCCAGGAGATCGATCGGCAACGGCACCAGGCCGAGATATTTACCGAAGCCTTAGGCAACGGCGTGGACCTGGATCTGGTCAAAATTCCGGCAGGCCAGTTCATGATGGGGCAGACAGAGGCAGAGAAGCAGGAACTCCTGAAACAGGTGAGTGAGGCAGATTACCAGAAGTACTTTGCCAGAGAGTTGCCTCGCCATGAGGTTCATATCCTCCGCTTCTGGATGGGCAGATATCCCATCACCCAGGCCCAATGGCGCAGGGTAGCCGCCCTGCCCCAGGTGCAGCGGGAACTGCAGCCCGATCCCTCCCGCTTTAAGGGCGATCGTCTGCCGGTGGAACAGGTCAACTGGTGGGAGGCGGTGGAATTTTGCGATCGGCTCTCCCAGGCCACAGGCCATGCCTATCGCCTCCCCACAGAAGCCGAGTGGGAATATGCCTGTCGGGCCGGAACCACCAGTCCTTTTTATTTCGGGGCAACTATCACCCCAGACCTGGCCAATTATGACGGCAATTACACCTATGGGGCAGGGCCAAAGGGAATTTATCGAGGGAAAACCACGGAGGTGGGGAGTTTTCCGCCTAACGCTTTTGGCCTCTATGACCTGCATGGCAATGTCTGGGAATGGTGTGCGGACCACTGGCATGACGGCTATGGGGCAAAACCAGACGCCTTAAAATTGAATGGAAATACCCCCTGGGAAACGGCTGAAACCAGCTCCCAGAGGGTCGCGCGGGGCGGTTCGTGGATCAACGGTCCGCGCGATTGCCGTGCCGCACTACGCTACAGGTTTGCGCCAGGCGATCGCAACGACAATTGCGGTTTTCGGGTAGTTTGTGTTTCCGCGTGAGGACTCCCATTGCCCTTTACCCTCTTGCCCTCTTGCCCTTTGCTCTATTCCCTTTACTCTGGGAGCGAGCGGAGCGAGCGATCAAATTATTTTTTCAATTCCTTGCCTGCCGTATCCCGACCAGGAAAAATGACGTATGCTGAATCCACTCAGATTTCTCGCTCGTCGAGACCTGAGCTCGGGGCAGGCATACCGAACGGACGCGGGGCGGTTCGTGGATCAACAATCCGCGCAATTGCCGTGCCGCACAACGCAACAGAAATGCGCCAGACGATCGCAACAACAATTGCGGTTTTCGGGTAGTTTGTGTTTCCGCGTGAGCACTCCCCAAGGTCAGAACTGGTAGAAGGGATTCTATCGGGTGTACAGGGGGAGTCCAGACCTGTTCCGGCGAGGAAGGCAACGACCTCCAAAAATAAAGCAGGGTCGGTTAGCCTGGTAGGCGCAAGTCGAACGGTTGGCCGACCCAATCATTGAACATCCCCATCAGATAATGGAAAGATCCCAGCACTCTGTTTGTTGGGTTCCGCCAACGCTTCACCGAACCTACCGGGGCTGCCAGGTTAAAAACTCGACCTGGGGTAAAAGCGGGTCCTGGACGAGGGCAATCCCGGCCAAGCCCCACCGCTCTAACAGGTGGCCCAGTTGGGTGCCCACGATCGTCTCCACTGCAAATCGAGATCCAACCTCTGGGGCATGGGTGTTCAGGTAGCTCAACGCCTCCGCATCCCCTTTAAACAGCAGCAGGTAGCTGGTCGGCTGCGGCTCACCCTGGGAACGGGCCGCCAGATAACGACCATCTTCTTTCGATCGCAGGACGTAATAGATTTGCGACAACATAGAGGTCATAAGGAACCGTATAACCCGCTACTCTGAATTATCGGCCAGGTTCACCCCTTGCGGAAGGGCGATCGAAGGCATCCCTTGCCCTCAAGCTCCGTTAAGCTAAACTTGAATTTTGGCCACCTTCGCGCCAGTCATATTCAGGTTCAGCATGACGATCGAAACAGACAGTTCAGAGGGTCTTCTCCAAGCCGAGTTAGGGACTGAAATTGAGCGGCGGCGAAACTTTGCCATCATTTCTCACCCTGACGCCGGAAAAACTACCCTGACAGAAAAACTGCTGCTGTATGGCGGGGCTATCCATGAAGCGGGAGCGGTTAAGGCCCGGCGGGCACAACGTCATGTCACTTCGGACTGGATGGCGATGGAGCAACAACGGGGGATCTCGATTACCTCTACGGTGCTGCAGTTCGAGTATCGGGGCTGTCAGATCAATTTGCTGGATACCCCTGGCCACCAGGACTTCAGTGAAGACACCTACCGCACCCTGGCGGCGGCTGATAACGCAGTCATGCTGATAGATGCGGCGAAGGGTCTGGAGCCCCAAACCCGAAAGTTGTTTGAGGTCTGCCGGATGCGATCGCTGCCCATTTTTACCTTTGTCAATAAGCTCGATCGGCCTGGACGGGAACCCCTGGAACTGCTGGATGAAATTGAACAGGAACTGGGGCTGCAAACCTATGCGGTCAATTGGCCGATCGGCATGGGTGATCGCTTCCAGGGGGTGTTCGATCGGCAGGAGCGACAGATTCACCTGTTCGAGCGCAGTGCCCACGGCAGTCGAGAGGCGATCGATACCACGATCGACCTCGGGGATCCCCGCATCGAAGCCCTGCTGGAGACAGAACTGTATCACCAATTTAAAGATGATCTGGAGTTACTGGAAGGGCTGGGGCCAGAACTGGATCTGGAGGCTGTCCACCAGGGTAAAATGACTCCCATTTTCTTCGGCAGCGCCATGACCAACTTTGGGGTGGAGTTGTTCCTGAAAACCTTCCTGGACCACGCCCTCAAACCCGGCCCCCACAGCAGCAGCATCGGCGAGATTGCCCCCACCCATCCAGAATTCTCCGGGTTTGTCTTCAAGCTGCAGGCCAATATGGACCCCAAACACCGGGACCGGGTCGCCTTTATTCGGGTCTGTTCGGGCAAGTTCGAGAAGGATATGACAGTGAATCATGCCCGCACGGGTAAGCTTGTGCGGCTCTCCCGTCCGCAAAAGCTCTTTGCTCAAGAACGGGAGTCGATCGAGGCTGCCTACCCTGGCGATGTGATTGGTCTCAACAATCCGGGCGCTTTCGCGATCGGAGACACCATCTATGTGGGTCAGAAACTCGAATATGAAGGAATTCCCTACTTCTCCCCGGAACTGTTCGCTTATCTGAAAAATCCCAACCCCTCCAAGTTCAAACAATTTCACAAAGGGGTGTCGGAACTGAGGGAAGAGGGAGCCGTGCAGATTATGTATTCGGTGGATGAGTCCAAACGGGACCCGATTCTGGCTGCCGTGGGCCAACTGCAATTCGATGTCGTGAGATTTCGGCTGGAGAATGAGTACGGGGTTGAGACGATCCTGGAGATGTTGCCCTACAGTGTCGCCCGCTGGGTTACTGGGGGCTGGGACAAATTGAAGCAGGTGGGCCGCCTCTTTAATACCGTAACGGTAAGGGATATCATGGAGCGGCCCGTCTTACTGTTCAAAAACGAGTGGAATGTTCAACAGGTGCAGGCTGACCACCCGGAGTTGAAGCTGAGTGCGATCGCCCCGGTACCTGGAAGGATGCAAGATGAAGGATAGAGTATGACTTCCTCGACCGACCCTTCCCGTAACCATGATGATGATTTTGATCTGGAAACCATTCCAGAGGATCAATGGCTGGACTACGGTCTGACAGCGCTGAAAGAGGGAGACTATCTGACTGCCCTCTCTTACCTATCTGCGGTGCAACAGTCCCAGGCGGATCAGCCCGATGGCCTGAAGGCTGAGATGGGCATGGTGGCAGCCTATGAGCGCCACGGTCAACCAGATCAGGCGATCGCCCTGTGCCGCAAGTTGACCCAAAGTCCTACCCGTAAAGTCAGGAAGTGGGCTGAGGAAACCCTGGCGGGTCTGGCCGATCGCTATCCCGATATCTTTCAATTAACCGTCAAGGTAGAGGAATCCTCCCAGTCGCCAGCAGAGGCAAACCTGACGGGGTTCGTGCCCCTGGAAGAAGCCCCAGCCAAAGCTAAGGGCAGCCCGACCCGAAAGACAGGCGCGAATCCACCCGTTTTTCGAGATGCCACCAACGCCATCAACAAGACCCCATCCCCAACACCCACTAGCCGAGTGAATCAGGCTCCTATCCAGGCAGATCCGGCTCAAGCAATTTCCCAGGTCAGAACTCCTGACCCAGAATCAACCCAACCTGAACTCTCCCCCCCAGGCTCAAAAATTTACACCCCAGTCTGGAAACAGGCAGAACGAGCCAAACAGTGGCGACCCCTGGGTAAGGTTAATCTCATTCCTTTCTGGCTGATCCAACTGGGCACGGCGATCGTCCTGTTCTGGGTCATTTATATGACTTATACCGTCTCTGTGATCGTTGTCAACACGACCCTGGACATCCTGCCCTTTTTCTTGCCCTTCTGGTACCTGTACTACGTCAATCCAGTTCCCTACATCCTGGTTACCCTGGCTGTCCTATGGCTCGCTTCGCCCTGGCTCCTGGAAAGCATTTTGAAGCTGTTTTATGGGCTCAAACCCCTGCCTATGGCGAAGTTGTCAGCTCGCAGCCCCGAAGCCTCCCGGCTGCTGACTCGCTTTTTCCGGCAGAAAGGGCTGGCTTTACCAAGCTTAAGCGTTTTACCCACTGATTCTCCCCTGGCCCTGACCTATGGCTACCTGCCCCGTAATGCCCGGATTGTGGTGAGCCAGGGGCTGTTGGATCAACTCGCGGATGACGAAATTGCAGCTATTTACGCCACCCAATTAGGCCATATCATCCAGCGAGATGTGATCCTGATGCCGTTAATTGCCCTGGTGACGCAAATTCCTTATCTGATCTATGGACAGGCTGCCAAATTGGGGGATTACCTGGCAGAGAAATGTCGGGATACCAAAGGAACCCTCTTCTATTACCCCCTGCTCCTGGTTTTCCATCTGATCCTGCTGGTTTCAACGGCTGGCTATGGACTGTACCGACTGCTGCGCTGGCCTGCCCTCTGGTTTTCCCGATCGCGCCTCTTCTACAGCGATCGTCTGGCTGTTGAAACTACCGGCAATCCCAATGGCCTGATTCGGGCACTGCTGAAAATTGCGATCGGTCAGGCAGAGGCTATTCAGAAGCAGGGAAAAACCGCCCTCGCAGTCGAAAGCCTGGAACTACTGACTCCCATGGGGCATCAGGTTGGACTGGAACTCGGCAGTCTTTATCGCCAAACCTCCGTGGAAACCGTCCTGAAGTGGGATCTGGTTAACCCTCACCGCCATTGGCTGGCTCTCAACCATTCCCATCCCCTGACGGGCACCCGCCTCTGGCAACTGGCCAGCTACGCTCAACAATGGCGCTTAGAACCAGAGCTGGACCTGCAGACCCTGGGCAACCCCGTTGCGTTGAAAGAAATCCCTCTGGGAGAGCATTTCCAGATCTGGCAGACCCTGGCCCTGCAGGGAGCCCCATTTTTCGGCCTATTTTTGGGGTTGGCGATCGGGGTCATTCTCTGGATTCTGGGCATCCTGGCCTCCCTGCTTGATCTCTGGCAGTTGAGCTGGCTGGTCGGAGATCCATGGTTGCTCGTAGGTTGTCTCCCGATCGGATTCAGTATTGGCACCCTGTTGCGGATCAATCCATTCTTCCGTGACATTCAGCCTAGCCGACTGCGAGGAACCAACACCAAATCCCTGCCTGAGCTGTTGTCTGATCCCAAAGCTCTCCCGATTCAGCACCAGCCGGTCCTATTTCAGGGCAAGCTTCTGGGACGACGTGGCATCGGTAACCGTCTGGGCCAGGATCTGATTCTGCAGACTGAATCAGGGTTGATTAAACTCCACCATGCTTCCACAGTCGGTCCCCTGGGTAGCTTATTCTCCCAGGCCACCCAACCTGTCAGCCTGGTGGGAGAGTCGGTGACTGCGATCGGCTGGTTTCGCCGGGGGGTCACTGCCTGGGTGGATCTGGAATCTCTCCGA includes the following:
- the glyQ gene encoding glycine--tRNA ligase subunit alpha, translating into MNFQSVIATLHQFWGEQGCLIVQPYDTEKGAGTKSPHTFLRAIGPEPWSVAYVEPCRRPADGRYGENPNRYQHYYQYQVLIKPSPDNIQETYLNSLRRLGIQPEDHDIRFVEDNWEDAAVGAWGVGWEVWLDGMEITQFTYFQQCGGLDCRPVSIEITYGLERLTMYLQGKDAIAQIQWNDRLTYGDVHLQGEIEHSTYNFEASTPETLFTLFGLYEQEAKQLLDRNLVLPSLDYVLKCSHTFNLLDARGVISVTERTRYIGRIRGLARQVAQLYLKQREELGFPLLANQKTLSAV
- a CDS encoding ComEC/Rec2 family competence protein, encoding MTPAAGIILCLAYILGLVATVIPQKILGFPAGGIGVLALCLGIGRTVPYFRRRGVSTRLWVFAGVMGLLASLYLTIRIPQPAGNDVLRSISQDGEKPHLVTIRGNILSTARLTRSQKAQFWLQASHLEENPSGGPPGKAVSGKLYVTVPLLQATGLRPGQTIAVTGTLYQPQGATNPGGFNFQAYLAQEGGFTGLKGQQVHLPADRPPRKWSWWAIQQRIIRSQVRWTGSPEGPLISAMVLGSRVVDLPYDIRDQFAQAGLAHALAASGFQVSLILGVLLSLTRRLPVKAQFVIGAGAIGIFVSLTGLQPSVLRAAIMGIAALVALTLQRKIKPLGSLLLAATLLLLFNPLWIWDLGFQFSFLATLGLLITVPVLTQWLDWMPPTLTALIAVPTAAYLWTLPLQLYAFGMISPYTIPINVITTPLIAIISLGGVISAVLAVLWPPIGSAAAGMLYYPTHWLIQIVDSSRQLPGITIAAGTISSLQVCAIYGLILLVWLHSRWQKRWWAAGILAIGLVVIPAVWTQTHLLQATVLATSDQPILVVQDRGKVTLVNSGNETTAGLTVMPFLQQQGINQITWAVAPGQWQQPESGWPKILQRVGVQTFYTESPSNGKAPFQDISRLLQPRSVHQQSLVISRTYQAGANSIKLLSSKPPVLELRILGQTWIYVGNIGKVKAQKDLTQIQPTSPVDVLWWTGKPLPKAFLQAIKAKVAIASANSVDPATVQLLNQTQTSLYWTGRDGALQWTPSQGFKAVLSSTNDVS
- a CDS encoding SUMF1/EgtB/PvdO family nonheme iron enzyme is translated as MAKFALLIGVSEYEPGLHPLPGAALDMEAMQRVFIHPKMGEFPKDSVISLKNPQRQEMEEAIYRLFADRQKEDLLLFYFSGHGIKDETGRLYLATRGTRKENGSLVPPSAVAATYLHDRINSSRSQRQVLILDCCFSGAIAHGMTVKDDGTIDLQAQLGGRGRAILTSSTAAEYSFGAEGADPASPGLSVYTRYLVEGIETGAADRDGDGAIAVEELHDYAARRVKEAAPAMTPKIYPVEEGYRIILARSPKDDPRLKYRKEFQARVEAGQGQISGFARRLLTGKRQEWGLPEAEAQAIEAEVLQPYEEYKRKLQDYEQALEDEIAKGYPFSPATQNDLKDYQKYLGLRDGDIAAIDARLLGSRPVPPVAPDPEPAHPIFSFDVVRVNDQGQEIDRQRHQAEIFTEALGNGVDLDLVKIPAGQFMMGQTEAEKQELLKQVSEADYQKYFARELPRHEVHILRFWMGRYPITQAQWRRVAALPQVQRELQPDPSRFKGDRLPVEQVNWWEAVEFCDRLSQATGHAYRLPTEAEWEYACRAGTTSPFYFGATITPDLANYDGNYTYGAGPKGIYRGKTTEVGSFPPNAFGLYDLHGNVWEWCADHWHDGYGAKPDALKLNGNTPWETAETSSQRVARGGSWINGPRDCRAALRYRFAPGDRNDNCGFRVVCVSA
- the prfC gene encoding peptide chain release factor 3, giving the protein MTIETDSSEGLLQAELGTEIERRRNFAIISHPDAGKTTLTEKLLLYGGAIHEAGAVKARRAQRHVTSDWMAMEQQRGISITSTVLQFEYRGCQINLLDTPGHQDFSEDTYRTLAAADNAVMLIDAAKGLEPQTRKLFEVCRMRSLPIFTFVNKLDRPGREPLELLDEIEQELGLQTYAVNWPIGMGDRFQGVFDRQERQIHLFERSAHGSREAIDTTIDLGDPRIEALLETELYHQFKDDLELLEGLGPELDLEAVHQGKMTPIFFGSAMTNFGVELFLKTFLDHALKPGPHSSSIGEIAPTHPEFSGFVFKLQANMDPKHRDRVAFIRVCSGKFEKDMTVNHARTGKLVRLSRPQKLFAQERESIEAAYPGDVIGLNNPGAFAIGDTIYVGQKLEYEGIPYFSPELFAYLKNPNPSKFKQFHKGVSELREEGAVQIMYSVDESKRDPILAAVGQLQFDVVRFRLENEYGVETILEMLPYSVARWVTGGWDKLKQVGRLFNTVTVRDIMERPVLLFKNEWNVQQVQADHPELKLSAIAPVPGRMQDEG
- a CDS encoding M48 family metalloprotease, producing MTSSTDPSRNHDDDFDLETIPEDQWLDYGLTALKEGDYLTALSYLSAVQQSQADQPDGLKAEMGMVAAYERHGQPDQAIALCRKLTQSPTRKVRKWAEETLAGLADRYPDIFQLTVKVEESSQSPAEANLTGFVPLEEAPAKAKGSPTRKTGANPPVFRDATNAINKTPSPTPTSRVNQAPIQADPAQAISQVRTPDPESTQPELSPPGSKIYTPVWKQAERAKQWRPLGKVNLIPFWLIQLGTAIVLFWVIYMTYTVSVIVVNTTLDILPFFLPFWYLYYVNPVPYILVTLAVLWLASPWLLESILKLFYGLKPLPMAKLSARSPEASRLLTRFFRQKGLALPSLSVLPTDSPLALTYGYLPRNARIVVSQGLLDQLADDEIAAIYATQLGHIIQRDVILMPLIALVTQIPYLIYGQAAKLGDYLAEKCRDTKGTLFYYPLLLVFHLILLVSTAGYGLYRLLRWPALWFSRSRLFYSDRLAVETTGNPNGLIRALLKIAIGQAEAIQKQGKTALAVESLELLTPMGHQVGLELGSLYRQTSVETVLKWDLVNPHRHWLALNHSHPLTGTRLWQLASYAQQWRLEPELDLQTLGNPVALKEIPLGEHFQIWQTLALQGAPFFGLFLGLAIGVILWILGILASLLDLWQLSWLVGDPWLLVGCLPIGFSIGTLLRINPFFRDIQPSRLRGTNTKSLPELLSDPKALPIQHQPVLFQGKLLGRRGIGNRLGQDLILQTESGLIKLHHASTVGPLGSLFSQATQPVSLVGESVTAIGWFRRGVTAWVDLESLRTPLGKTSYSHHPLWSTVIALAFALLGAYIIWAYAGRG